The Pagrus major chromosome 5, Pma_NU_1.0 genomic sequence GGATGGGAAAACGCGTGCGGACATATGTTGTTGATATGTGAAACGCTAGCTCGTGTTAGTCATATTTCCATGCATCAGGATGAGATGAGGGTCTGCTCTGATGTCTGGCAGCGACATGTGAGACACTTTCACTTTTCCCCGGACAGACAGATTTCTTTAGCTTACATGCTACATCCGTTATGCGGTGACATTTGTTTCTGGAAGGAGTGAGGGCAGATAGTGGGTGTTGCTAGCTAACCTAACTTGGTTcttagctagctaatgttagccgtGTTAGCTGTCTTCTTGGAATAACTAGCAGGTCGGTTTAGCCAAAGTTTAGACTGAGGGTATTACGCCACTGAAATGGACCTGACACCTGAATGGGACGACGATGAGCGGATGGACTATATGTTCTCCGACTTCAAGGAGAACCGAGACGTCAACTCGACAGACTGGGACAGTAAGATGGACTTCTGGACGGTTCTGGTGTTAAAGAGCTGCAGGCACCGCGGCGCCGTGTGTGTCAGCCTCCAGGAGCTGAACAAGACCTTCAGGAGGAAAGAGAAGTGCCCGCTGGGTTTGCCTACTGTCATCCAGACCATGGCCAGGTAACCGTCACTCTGTCTGCCCTGTCACTGCTGACTGTCGTGCCTCTCTGGGTTAATACTAACTTGTAACTTCTGCCAGGTGTGGGAAGGTCATGAGGGAGTCCGAGTTTGCTGCCAATGTGGACTGTGGCTGGCTGTCCTGGGGTGTCGGCCTGCTGCTGGTCAAGCCTCTGAAATGGACCTTCTCTACTCTGCTGGGGGGCAGCCGGGTGCCTCTGGAGGAGTCCTTTGTTGTCATTGAACTAGTCAAGGTTTGTGGAACTGTGTGCCTCATGATGGGATTCAGAGGCATCACTGTACTTTATTATACTGATGCTGTAGGCGccatcattctttattttagttGAACTTATTTTCAGTAAGATGCTTGATCTAACATTGCACAACATTGAGCTAGTTTGATTCTTTTATATGTTAACATTTCTACATGGTGTATAGACATAAATATCCCTCcaacactgtacacacacacacatattcagcATCCTCTCAAACTGTCATAAATATCAACAGTTCATCGTAGCCACGGTTCACATCATAAAACAGTATTTGAAGATAACTGCCCCTGTGTTTTATGTATACTGTTAACATGGTTGCCCCatattttgtcaaatttcattttcttttcatcattcatcattattgatctgttttttcatcatttattgtAAGGATGCAAGAGCTTACATAGATTTATGTGTAATTACAtgatatttttcaaaaagaaatgcGAAAGATAAAAAAGGGTTGTGTGGTTATTATTGATTTCTTTGAGCATTTCTACCTCTCCTGATATATCCAAGGATCAAGTGTAATGACTCTTTGAACAATTTCTGACAAATAATTATAGAAATGGTCCAAAAAAGTGTGTAAACCTCCAGACCATGTGTATAAAAGCCCCTTGTTTGAATTTTCCATATTAAATCTCCCTTTAGTCTTTCTATTGCAAAAGATATCCAGTACAacacttttctctttctctatctcaGGCATATCAATAGGATAATAAAGGTTATTATGGCTGCAGTTGCAACTAACGATGTATTAAAtggtgacattttttaaatgttttttctcacagCCAAATATGACATTCTCAAATATCTTTTCtttccacaacccaaagatattcagtttgttgtCATTGAGGCAGAGGTGCCAAAAGTAGAAGTAATGAAGTAAGCTCTGACAAGTACAGAGTATCCCtgtgaaggacatttctaccggccagttctgtgcaaagctaactagTAGGATTTGACCAAGCCAGTCCTCCTGAactagggttgggcgatgtctgctgaattggcatatgacgatgtcaacagtgaaacatcgtgatggacgatgacattgttgtttatgaatttgaggcagcgtgtcccctcagtgttgttgtaaggcagcagttgcgtattagctcaccactgtagccgccGCTGTTTCCCACCATGTGTGTCACCCTGCAGAGAAAACCATCCCCTGTTACcaccgacatacatccctgtgccaggtttaaaagcgtcttcattggctgattgacaaaaaacaacttctaGACCTTCCTCAAGATTATTTTCAGTCGAATCAAAATGTCTAgaataaataaactgtgatgCTAAGCAAGAGCAGTGTGTGGTATCTTCTTGTTTCGAGACTGAAGTCACACTTTGGAATGCACCTGCATTTGGAGTTGGTTGGATGTGCACACATCATCTTTGATTAGTAGAGAAAAAAAGGTCAgcattctctgatttcagcttcttaaatgataatttctggtttctttcctctatGATggaaaactgaatatctttgggttgtgagcaaaacaagacagttgaggatgtcatcttggcctttttctgacattttatagaccaaaaaaagtattaattgagaaaataacaaacaatgagaataatcatcagttgcagccTTAAATTGATCAATAAAGGTCATGTTGGCAGCTGCTGGATGTACattttgttatcttttgttTTGCAGGAGAAAGCAGCAGAATTACTAAAGGTGTACCGGAGCAGTGAATTTGCAAGCAGCTCCATCTTGTCATTTCAAGAGCTGTGTACTCTGTCCTCTGACGTGTGTGTTGATGAGAGCACCCTGTGCATGGCtctcctgcagctgcagagggACAAACAAGTGACTGTTTCTTTGCACGAAGGCGAGAAGGTAGAGTATAACCTAGCATTCTACAAACTGTTCAGTCATCAGGATCAAAACCTGTTGAGAGATATTTTCCTCTCTGACTGCTGgtgtaaagttttttttctgtcttatgtGTCTTCTTTACAGATTGTTAAGTTTTGTCAGCCTGGCCAAGACCGTGTCTCCCCAGTCAGTGATGTTGATATCGGAATCTACCAGCTGCAGCGCAGTGAGAAGCTGCTGGGAGAGCGGGTGGAGAAACTGGGCCTTCAGGCTGACAAGTATATCAACTCAAATATGAACTTAAGTAGAAGTAGGATTAGTATTAGTATTGATTGACGATGTGCGGACTTAAACTGCAGTATAAGAGTC encodes the following:
- the chmp7 gene encoding charged multivesicular body protein 7 isoform X2 translates to MDLTPEWDDDERMDYMFSDFKENRDVNSTDWDSKMDFWTVLVLKSCRHRGAVCVSLQELNKTFRRKEKCPLGLPTVIQTMARCGKVMRESEFAANVDCGWLSWGVGLLLVKPLKWTFSTLLGGSRVPLEESFVVIELVKEKAAELLKVYRSSEFASSSILSFQELCTLSSDVCVDESTLCMALLQLQRDKQVTVSLHEGEKIVKFCQPGQDRVSPVSDVDIGIYQLQRSEKLLGERVEKLGLQADKCKEEARMLLREGKKSQALRCLRGRKRVEKRANNLFAKLESIRAILDRIAQSQTDKMVMQAYQAGVAALRLSLKDVTVERAENLVDQIQELCDTHDEVNQTISSGVTGADEDMDELEEELKSLLDESKPDSISGLPEVPTSILRPSGELSVTGFDQKKMTSPAKR
- the chmp7 gene encoding charged multivesicular body protein 7 isoform X1 — translated: MDLTPEWDDDERMDYMFSDFKENRDVNSTDWDSKMDFWTVLVLKSCRHRGAVCVSLQELNKTFRRKEKCPLGLPTVIQTMARCGKVMRESEFAANVDCGWLSWGVGLLLVKPLKWTFSTLLGGSRVPLEESFVVIELVKEKAAELLKVYRSSEFASSSILSFQELCTLSSDVCVDESTLCMALLQLQRDKQVTVSLHEGEKIVKFCQPGQDRVSPVSDVDIGIYQLQRSEKLLGERVEKLGLQADKCKEEARMLLREGKKSQALRCLRGRKRVEKRANNLFAKLESIRAILDRIAQSQTDKMVMQAYQAGVAALRLSLKDVTVERAENLVDQIQELCDTHDEVNQTISSGVTGADEDMDELEEELKSLLDESKPDSISGLPEVPTSILRPSGELSVTGDDLLSSLPAVPYSPVDITTQQLDEELKMLTLTD